TGCGCGGCCACGCGCCACGGCGGGTTCAAGACCGCCCACAGCAGCACTGAGCCAAGCAGGGTATACGCCATGACCTGCAACTGATGATGGCGGGCGACCATGGTCTGACCGCCGATGTTATAGAGCGCGAAGGAAAAAGAGGCCATCAGAGCGGCCAGCGCCCCGGGGACGTTGAGTTTGGCGCCGGAGTGAAACAGCCCGATGGTCAGCGCAATTCCCAGCAAGGCCATCAGCACGGCGGAGACCTGCCAGGCGGTGGCGCGCTGGCGTCCGCGGAGGACCATGTAAAGCAGGACCCACACCGGGCAGGTGTACTGCAAAGTGATGGCGATGGCCACGGTGGCCTTTTGAATCGCGTAGTAGTAGAAGAAATTCGAACCGGCCAGACCCAAAATGCCGATCAGCCCGCACAGTATTGCATCGCGACGGCTGGTGCGAAAAAAACCTGGTCCCTTGCGCGCCAGCAGGAAAAGCACCAGTACGAGCAAAGCAAACGTCGTGCGCGCTTGAGAGAGCATGACGGGAGAGATGTCCGCGGCCCCGGGGAATATCTTGCCGCTGAACACGGCTTTGCCCACGGTGGCGGCTGCGCCCCAGCAGAAAGTGGCAGCGGCGATGAGGAAGTAACCCCGCCACGGATGCGCCTGGGCCGCCGCGGGGCTGGGAGCAGTCTCTAATTCTTCGGAACTGATAGCTGGGGAATTATTTGGCAAGCATCTGGTCCAGCCGGTCAGGATCAAAACCGACCATGACCTCATCGCCTACCACAATGGTGGGAGTGGAACGGCTCTTGTAGGTGCGGACCAGCGCAAACACCGCCTGCTGGTCAGTGCTGACGTCCTTGTCTTCAAACGGGATCCCTTTCTCCGAAAGGTAGGCCTTTGCCCAGTCACAGGGCGGTCAGCCGGGCTGGCTGAAAACCACGACTTTCTTGTCAGTCATCCTTATTCTCTCCTTGTGGCAATTGGATTCACGGAAAGCGCGAACGCTTCACTTTTCCGCGCGGGCAACGGCTTCGTGCAGCCGGATTTCCGTGGTAATGCGCGCCGTGCTCCTCAGCATGGCCGCGACGGAACAGTACTTCTCTTCCGAC
This genomic interval from Terriglobia bacterium contains the following:
- a CDS encoding DMT family transporter, with the translated sequence MPNNSPAISSEELETAPSPAAAQAHPWRGYFLIAAATFCWGAAATVGKAVFSGKIFPGAADISPVMLSQARTTFALLVLVLFLLARKGPGFFRTSRRDAILCGLIGILGLAGSNFFYYYAIQKATVAIAITLQYTCPVWVLLYMVLRGRQRATAWQVSAVLMALLGIALTIGLFHSGAKLNVPGALAALMASFSFALYNIGGQTMVARHHQLQVMAYTLLGSVLLWAVLNPPWRVAAQHYSMAQWTFLFLFGCLSTLLPYVFYFTGLKYLDPTRAVVTSCLEPVYAIIFAAIFIHEGVSALQILGILAVLSATVMVQVGRTQLANSS
- a CDS encoding glutaredoxin family protein, with the translated sequence MPFEDKDVSTDQQAVFALVRTYKSRSTPTIVVGDEVMVGFDPDRLDQMLAK